One Primulina huaijiensis isolate GDHJ02 chromosome 5, ASM1229523v2, whole genome shotgun sequence DNA segment encodes these proteins:
- the LOC140977549 gene encoding LOB domain-containing protein 12-like, which translates to MGGNSPCASCKLLRRRCAKDCLFAPYFQSNDPHKFAIVHKVFGASNVSKMLQELQVHQRADAVSSLVYEANARVRDPVYGCVGAISYLQNQVSQLQMQLAMAQAEILCIQMQQQDQLNNFQNINPLLVEADDKSFLFQNNYNHLPQFLSSNSSNNDSYSNSNHAVYESLKKESYVGHDMVS; encoded by the exons ATGGGTGGAAACTCCCCGTGTGCGTCGTGCAAGTTGCTGAGGCGGCGCTGCGCCAAGGATTGTCTATTTGCACCGTACTTCCAGTCCAATGACCCTCACAAGTTCGCCATCGTTCACAAGGTTTTTGGTGCCAGCAACGTTAGCAAGATGCTGCAG GAACTTCAAGTTCATCAAAGAGCGGACGCAGTTAGCAGCCTCGTCTATGAGGCAAACGCTAGGGTTCGGGATCCGGTCTATGGCTGCGTAGGCGCGATATCTTACCTTCAAAACCAAGTTTCTCAGCTCCAAATGCAGCTAGCCATGGCTCAAGCCGAGATACTTTGCATTCAAATGCAGCAACAAGATCAGCTGAATAATTTTCAGAATATCAATCCGCTACTTGTTGAGGCAGATGATAAATCATTCTTGTTCCAAAATAACTATAACCATCTCCCTCAGTTTCTCAGCTCTAACTCTTCCAATAATGATAGCTATAGCAATAGCAATCATGCCGTATACGAATCTCTAAAGAAAGAGTCCTACGTTGGGCATGACATGGTTTCTTGa